Sequence from the Uloborus diversus isolate 005 chromosome 8, Udiv.v.3.1, whole genome shotgun sequence genome:
CAACTCGGGTTTAGAAAAACTACACTGGGTTACTTTTACTTAACTACTGCAGTCGAAAAAACAACTCATTACAGATCTAAATGGGGAAAGATAATCTGAAAAAGAGTTCAAGGAACCCGAATAGGAGGATGACAAAAAAGAGTTGTAAAACCAATTTGTACATGGTTAGCTCACATAAAATTTTGTCACAgcacacaaaaaagaaatattttctattcagaTAACTGTCTGTTATTTGGAGTGACCGCTTTGGATTCACAAATCTGTCCGCGAATTAGAGGTGTCCATGAAAGGAAGTTTCATTGTAATTGATGAAACTGGAATAAACAATTTACAAATCTCTAAACGCAGCAGTTGCtaggccagaaaaaaaaaaaaaaaaacgagccgatgacttccatttactcaaatttaatgtcatttccccattattggcaattttaatgtgtttcaattatttactctataaatattatcaacagtggccaaattgaaaccaaatttaaaattaaaaaaaaaaatcgccaaatttttcgccaagttggcgaccaaaaagactgctgatatatcgccaagtgtccaacaaattataacaccacttgagtttacatcgaaattaacaatgattttcccccaaaaaggggcaaaagacccttttaggaacatctgaatgcaaccaaaagggaaaaggtgcacaactaggccccactaggagtcgatgtaccaaatttcaactttctaggacatactgtttttgagttatgcgagatacatacacacatacatacggacgtcacgagaaaattcgttgtaattgtGTCTAtaggttcttaggcatatatccacgtgtggtcgggtcaaaaaaaaaaaaaaaaaaactcaacattcattcaggggtgagaaaaatgaaaattgaggCCGAGTttggagtaaaaattttttcgcgaattcaatacttccttttctgtaaaaggaagtaaaaacaagcaGGTAACATTACTTTTGCTGAACATAGGGAACTTGAATCATTATTATTATCGGTTATCAAGAATGCTATTGGGAAAACAATTCCtctataaaaaaaacaatttcttgtaTGTTTTCCCCTAGTTTACATTTTCAAATTGGATTTTCAGTCGAGTCTTGGTTAACTCTGTTGCatgtagtgatgtaaaatacctgggtatttctttttaggggtaaatacccaggtaaatacccaaaatgggtatttacccaggtatttatttcaaaaatttatattcaactaaaatacttttctgtctatTCCactatatatataaccaaccatacacaaaacaataaatttttgaatcacaaatttaaagaattattgtgtgaaacaacttagcaatctaatatgatattcacattaaatgtgttggatatgactaatcaatgtccccatctttcttttttgtttttcacttttccaagcaaaatttaaagttttaccagtacAGATACAAGGTGAGTGACAAActaacgcctcctaaatactaaatgcctatcacgttctcccttttaacatagagcaaaaagaTCCCAGTTAGCATATTTTCGGAGTTCTGGCTACTGCCAACTATCGAAGatcaaaagcattagaaattaaaagcggagaaaacaattggttaacttctaaatttaaattttaaaattaaccaattaacgtttggaattgtttggatccatcgtcatagcaacaccatccatgtattgccgtCAGGTAGTAGCGTTGATTGTGTACTggcggaggatcacttttaaacaaatgtgataggcatttagtatttaggaggctttTTACAAACTGATTATAACTCAGAGCCAAAACTAACTAGtagcatgatattatgaaaaatcaaagatgAAAAGTTGTGCTAGTGCCATCTGGTTGAGCATGGCGGGCTACGTGACTTTTTGAATAGTAGAGCCGCTTACTCTTCGTTGTGAATTcgcaataaaatatacttgcaataactatactgaacatttattacaacacacgaacgtaacatttaacataaattcagaaataaatataacttagaatgatcgagatattttagaaagaaaagaatgtgATGCAGCAACGATGCTTGACTTATCGCTCTCAGTAATCTTTTTGTTCCATcaagaaacttaaattttaatgttgcCACTCACGCgagcaatgaaaattataataattaaattaaagttcTAGGCTCAGCTGCAGACGATAAGAACTACCATACTCCCCCCCATTGGACAAATGTCCAAAACTAAGTCTAAGTTGGTAGGGGAGCAATCTTAGTTATTGGTCTCTTAAATGTTCCTGATGTAGTTTTCACCTGAACAACTCTTACAGCTCCATCATCTCCAGGAAAAGTTTCCATAACTCTTCCTAAACTCCATTTCATGGGATGTTTGAGATCTTCTTTTAACAACACCAGTTGTCCAGTTTTTATATTTGGGTTAGATGACTTCCATTTACTTCTCTGCTGTAACTGTGTGAGATACTCAGCACTCCATCGCCTCCAGAATCCTTCGCGAAGAGCTTGAATCAACTTAAATCTTGAAGTGTATGATAGCGAATTTTCTGCATGATAAGACTCAGGCATTGCTAGAAGCGGTGCTCCAATCAGAAAGTGACTCGGTGTTAAGGGATCAAGGTCGTTTGGATCACTACTAAGAGGAGTTAGTGGTCTTGAATTCATACATGCTTCAATCTGAATAATTAAAGTTGATAATTCTTCATAATTAAGCACTGCTGATTTACATACTTTGAAAAGATGTTGCTTCATTGATTTGATGTTAGACTCCCAGATACCTCCAAAATGAGGTGCACTGGGTGGGATGAAATGCCAGTTAATAAACAGTTCTGAAGCAAAGTCCTGAACTGATGCTGATTTAAGAATTTCCATTTGACTGTATAAATAGTTTCTTGCACCTTTAAAGTTAGAGCCGTTATCAGTATATATGTCTGAAGGTTTTCCTCTTCTCGATATAAATCTTCTGAGGCACGCTAAGAATGAATCTGTACTTAGTTCGGACACAACTTCAAGATGAACTGCTTTTGTCGTGAAGCAAATGAATAAAGCAATGTATGACTTTGTGGTAACCCTTGTTCTCTTGAGATTTGGCTTCGTTATTATCGGCCCTGCAAAATCTATACCCGTTTTGAGAAATGGTCTGGAAGGAAGAACGCAATCTTTAGGTAAATCTCCCATAATTTGGCACATGATTTTCTTCTTCATCTTGAAGCATGTCAGACAACGCTGAATATTTCTTCTGACTTTATCTCTTCCTGATATCAGCCAAAACCACTGTCTAATGAGTGAGAGTACAACTTGTGTTCCTCCGTGAAGAGAGAGTTTGTGATAATGATCAATAATTAAATCCGAGAGGTGATGATTTTTAGGAAGTAGCATTGGATGTTTTTGATCATTTGACATATTAGAGTGTTTAAGTCTGCCGCCAACTCTTAAAATACCGTTTTCGTCAAGAAAAGGATTCAATGATATTAAGGAACTTTTAGCTGGCAAACTCCCTTTAGTTTGAATAGCATGAATTTCCCATTTGAATTCTGAATCTTGGACCAACTTCACAATGCGAGTTGTGGCGTCAAGTAATTCTGATGTCTTAAGAGAACCTACTTTCCGattatttttgtcacattttgcattttgaataaaTCGTACGCTATACGCAACTACTCTAGTAAGCTTACTCAGCGAAGAATAGTTATGAATGAAGTTTAACTCGCCTTCTACTTGATTAGAATAACTTGCCGTTTTCTCTGACACTtctctgattttttctttttccgaagCTGAATGGTTTTGTGGAGGGATAACTATTGGCGAATCTGAAAGCCAAGAAGGACCTTTCCACCATAGTGAATGATTAAGAAGTTTTGAAGGCATGAGTCCTCTTGACGCACAATCACAAGGGTTCTCTTTGCTAACAACGTGATGCCAGGCATCGACTTGAGTATTAGTATGAATTTGCGATATCCTATTAGAAATGAAGGATTTCCATTTATAAGGTTCGGAATTTATCCAATCAAGCACTATTTGGGAATCCGTCCAAAAGAATGACTCATCTACTTGAATGGCAAGATTTTCAACTACATTCTTGTAGAGTTGGCTTAACATTACAGCTGCACACAGCTCCAAACGAGGAAGCGTTATTGTTTTTAGTGGTGCGACTCCGGTTTTCGCGGCGATTAAACTAGTCTTGACTTTCTCGTCTTCAAATTCTGATCTCATGTAAAGGACAGCAGCAAAAGCCTTTTGGGAAGCATCGCAAAAGCCAtgaatttgaatacattttacaGCAGAATTTTGGATGAAGAAATGTCGTggcatttgaatattttcaagtaTCGGAAGCTGTGAAGCAAAACTTGTCCATTCTTTAAGGATACTGTCTGGGAGTGGATCATCCCATTTTGACTTGCATAACCATAATTTCTGCATCATAATTTTAGCTAAAACTGTAGAGGGTGAAATGAAACCAAGGGGATCATAAATTCTAGCAATGCTTGACAATAATTGCCGTTTTGTGGTGACTTCTTGAGCTGGATTTAAATGAATCGCAAATGTGTCTTGATTTGGATCCCACTGAATGCCAAGAAGTTTCACTGACTGATCTTCAGCAATATTTATAGACTGTTCTGTTCCTTTTAGTTCAGGAGGTAATTTTGAAAGAATACTATGTTCATTTGATATCCATTTTCGAAGAGTGAATCCACCTCTTCTCATTAGATTAATTAAATCACTCATGAGATTTTCAGCTTCCTGAATTGAATCGGCTCCTGTTAATAGATCATCTACGTAAAAGTCCTTGTCGATAACTTTTGAGGCTTTAGGAAAATTCATCTCTTCATCTTCAGCaagttttttaatagttcttatGGCTAAATACGGTGCGCAAGCAGTTCCGTAAGTCACTGTCTTCAATCTATAGTCTTCAATCTTTTGATCGGGATTTTCTCGccaaataattttctgaaaatcagAATCTGAATGTGAGACAAGAATTTGTCGGAACATTTTTTCGATATCAGCCGCAAGAGCTATGGAGTGTATTCTGAAATTTAATAGAATATAAAATAGATCAGTCTGGAGTTTGGGTCCAGCATGCAAAACATCATTTAGCGAGATGTTCGTTGATGATTTAGCTGATGCGTCGAACACAACTCTTAATTTTGTGGTGCTGCTATGTTCTCTAATTACTCCGTGGTGTGGCATATAAAAACACTTGCGATCTTCTACTATGATCTCTTCTGCTTGCACTAATTCCATGTGGTTTAAGGATAAATATTCCCTCATGAAATTCTTGTATTGATCATACATGCTAGGATTTTGGATTAGTTTCCTTTCCAACGACAGAAATCGTGCAACCGCTTGATCTCTCGAATTTCCAAGACTTGGTTCTTCCTTGAATGGCAGTTTGACTTCATATCTTCCAGTGTCATCTCTAGTTGTAGTTTCTGAGTAAAACTTGTCACAGTTTGCGTCTTGAATGCTTAACTTTTCTTTCTGAGGAATTGATTCCAATTCCCAGAATTTCTGAAGAACTTCATCAATTTTTACACTGGAATGGTGACTCAATTTGGTATTTTCTGTACCTTCATATAACTTGGACGATAACCTTTTCTGA
This genomic interval carries:
- the LOC129228653 gene encoding uncharacterized protein LOC129228653, whose protein sequence is MTSKAASVYEKAKKKRATIRAVTTKILNKISEQLNNEDVIVEDLSTFKLQLNSKLNQIQVADAEVENLIEDMDEFENEIEASQEYSDKILNLQFDIESRIEKIKLDFEKDNRSTLPSRSGPFQTSTSINLPKFDLPAFNGNVGFSQKRLSSKLYEGTENTKLSHHSSVKIDEVLQKFWELESIPQKEKLSIQDANCDKFYSETTTRDDTGRYEVKLPFKEEPSLGNSRDQAVARFLSLERKLIQNPSMYDQYKNFMREYLSLNHMELVQAEEIIVEDRKCFYMPHHGVIREHSSTTKLRVVFDASAKSSTNISLNDVLHAGPKLQTDLFYILLNFRIHSIALAADIEKMFRQILVSHSDSDFQKIIWRENPDQKIEDYRLKTVTYGTACAPYLAIRTIKKLAEDEEMNFPKASKVIDKDFYVDDLLTGADSIQEAENLMSDLINLMRRGGFTLRKWISNEHSILSKLPPELKGTEQSINIAEDQSVKLLGIQWDPNQDTFAIHLNPAQEVTTKRNYGYASQNGMIHSQTVSLKNGQVLLHSFRYLKIFKCHDISSSKILL